Part of the Vibrio sp. SCSIO 43137 genome, CCACTGTTTTCCCAACCTTTAAAGAACCAGATAGGCTTCTCTATATCCAGCCCCTGCTCAAACAGCAGTTCGTGCAACTTGATATTACTTGAAGTGACCCTGCCGAAGCTGTCAAGAATAGCAATGTACTGATGGCTTTGATCAAGTACCGATTCGAACAGTACCTGATTACGCCTCGCTTTCTCTTCACTTAGCCGCAAACGCCTGATGTAGTAGAGCAAGGTAAATATCACTGCCACCATAATCAAAAAAGAGATGATGACGATCCTTGCTTCCCTGCTTAGCTTCTCAGGCATATTAATCATTGTATTTGCAGTATCAGTACTCAAACCCCAGCGCTTCAGTGCCTGATAATCAAGAATCGCCTCAGGAGTGGCATAACGAACTTCTGGTAGTGCTTGCTGAGGGTTTTGTATCACATCGCTCAGCAACTCACCTGTGGAGCGCCCCTGAGCATAGCTGGTCTGGATAACACCACCGACGGCACCCTCACCAATCAAGCCATCATGAAGCACATATACAGGTGCTGACGAGATTTCATCGATGCGCTTCCAGATATCAGTATCAACAAAACCGTCTGCATTTTGCGGGAAAAAGTTCCAGTAAAGAACAGCACTATCTGGCTGCAGGCTGGATAGTATATTTTCTAACTGACTAACATCAGCCGGAACCAGCTGTACTATCAAAGATGCCTTATCCGGATTCTGCTTTTTAAACTGCTCAACAGAAGCGCGAATACCGGCACCGGTAAGGGTATGACCGCTAACCACATAGAGTTTTGAAAGTTTGGGTTGCAGTGCTTCTATCAATTCGAGGTTTGCGCCTATCTCTACCCGCGAAATAATCCCGGTGGCATCAAGGTAGCTATGCAGCATAGGGGTATAGCCGTTGATACCGCTGAAGATAACCGGAGTATCTTGTATATACTCCGCCAGCCGGTTAACCAGATTAAGAGCCTGATTGTCGTTGACAACTATCGCGCGGTATTTCTCTGTCTGAAACTTTGTCTTGTAGAGCTGGAACAGCTGCTCTGTGTACTGATTTGAATAGTGTCTTCGGGTATCCAGGTAAACCACTCTATAGGTAATACTGTTTTCGTTCAGTGCATCACTAAGGCCGGACTGGTGTTGATCGGTCCAGAAATAGCCCTGATGATAGGACTGAATCACCAGCACATCACGCTGTTCGGCGTACAGATTCAGGCTCAGTAACGAGCAAAACAAACATATCAGAAAGCGCACAATAATTTATGAATCCTCTTTAACAGTGACCGACACGAAGAACAGCACAAAAATGCGGCTTGATTACAAGGGTTTACCTGATTGAATTATAGGGTAAATTCCCTAGTGATGGTTTAAGTATAGTAACACTGTTAATGATAAAATATACTGTGCCATAAAATCGCCTTATCACTCTCTGGAATACTTATGCAGCCAAACGCAAGATTAGACAGCCTCGACCGGGATATTCTGAAAACTCTTCTGGCAGACGCACGTCGCCCATATGCAGAAATGGCAAAATTATTTGATGTAAGCCCTGCGACCATCCATGTCCGTATCGAAAAGATGAAAGCATCTGGCATCATTGAAGGAACTGAGGTTATTGTTAACCCGAAAAAGCTGGGTTACGACGTTTGCTGCTTTATTGGTATCAATCTGACCACCGCGAGGGATTATCACTCTGCCCTTGAAAAAATTGAAGCTCTGGATGAAGTGGTAGAGGCCTATTACACAACCGGCGCTTACAATATTTTTGTAAAACTGATGTGTAAGTCAATTGAAGAACTACAATTTGTTCTGATTGACAAGCTTCAGGCCATCGATGAGGTTCAGTCTACAGAAACCCTTATCTCACTGCAGAACCCGATTAACCGTAACGTTAGTCCTTAGCAGCAGATCATCTGATACTAAAAAGGCTGGATACCTGATCCAGCCTTTGTTCTATCGGCTTAACTCAACTCAGGCAGCAATACCTGAGTGCCTTAACAGTGCATCAATCTTAGGCTCTCTTCCCCTGAAACGCTTAAACAGCTCCATAGGTTCTTCACTTCCGCCTTTTTCCAGAATCGCATTCAGGAAGCGCTTACCTGTATCCTGATTGAAGATGCCTTCCTCTTCAAAACAGGAAAATGCATCAGCTGAAAGCACTTCAGCCCAAAGGTAGCTGTAATAGCCTGCGCTATAGCCACCAGCAAAAATATGACTGAATGAGTGAGAGAAACGGCTCCACTCTAAGCTAGGTAAAACCGCTACTTTGCTCTTAACTTCAGCCAAAGTCTCAAGTACCCGGGCACCTACCTCAGGATCGTACTCCGTATGCATGGTGAAATCGAACAAACCAAATTCCAGTTGGCGGAGAATAAACATCGCTGACTGGAAGTTTTTCGCATCCAGCATCTTCTCCAGCATTTCAGAAGGAAGCGGTTCGCCGGTTTCATAGTGCCCTGAGATAAAGGCAAGGGCTTCTTCTTCCCAG contains:
- the asnC gene encoding transcriptional regulator AsnC, with the protein product MQPNARLDSLDRDILKTLLADARRPYAEMAKLFDVSPATIHVRIEKMKASGIIEGTEVIVNPKKLGYDVCCFIGINLTTARDYHSALEKIEALDEVVEAYYTTGAYNIFVKLMCKSIEELQFVLIDKLQAIDEVQSTETLISLQNPINRNVSP